TCGGGCAAGTCTTTTTCGTTTCATCAGAGAAGTTTATTGAATTGTTTGATCTAAAAGAAGTCGTTGAATCAGTAGTGATCGATTTGTCAAAGGCACACTTTTGGGATGTAACCTCGGTTTCAGCGCTAGACAAAGTTATCGTTAAATTTCGACTTCAAGGCACACATGTGGAGTTGATCGGAATGAACCAAGCCACGCGCACCTTAGTCGAAAAATTTGGTGTGCACGACAAGCCCGAACAGGTTGAAAAGTTATTGGTCGGGCATTAATTGATAAAGCCCGTACGGAGTTACTGGCGTTAGGTTACCCTTCAACAAAGGGCTTCCTAGAAAAGGCGATTGGTAGAAATCATGCTGAGTTGTTAGACATCTTGTCACTAAGCCTCTAAAATCACGCCTCCGAATTTGGAGGCGTTGTTATGCGAGTTGTTCTGGGCCCTATGGAGGGCGTTTTAGACCATTTGATGCGAGAGATATTAACTGACATCAATGACTATGATCTGTGTGTCACAGAATTCGTTCGCGTGGTCGATCAGTTGTTGCCTGAACACGTATTCTATCGCCTCTGCCCAGAGCTAAAGCAAGGCTCACACACCAAATCCGGTGTCCCGGTTCATATCCAACTGTTGGGACAAGACCCACATTGGATGGCTGAAAATGCAATTCGCGCCGCTGAACTTGGAGCAAAAGGCGTTGATATCAACTTCGGCTGCCCAGCAAAACTAGTAAACAAAAGTAAAGGCGGAGCGGCTCTACTGCAACACCCTGAGCTTATTCATCGCGTAGTCAAGGCGTGTCGTGAAGCTGTTCCAGAAAGCACACCACTGACAGCGAAAATTCGCCTTGGTTGGGATAACCCAGAAGACTGCTTCGAGATCGTAGATGCGATTCAAAGCGCTGGGGCAGACGAACTCACCGTTCACGCACGCACAAAAACCGGTGGTTATAAGGCGAGCGAAATTAAGTGGGACTATATTAACCAGATTCGTCAACGCTTTACTATTCCATTGATTGCGAATGGCGAGATTTGGAACCACCAAGATGGCCAAGCCTGCATCGAAACCACCGGGGTCGATTCTATAATGGTATGCCGTGGTGCGTTCAATGTGCCTAATTTGGGCAATGTAGTTAAGCACAATCACACCGTGATGCCATGGACAGATGTGGTCAAACTGCTGTTGCTTTACTCGCAATACGAAATGAAAGGCGATAAAGGCCTCTACTACCCAAATCGAGTCAAGCAATGGTTCTCCTACTTACGTCATGAGTACCCAGAGGCCAACGAGCTCTTTCGTGAAATTCGTACCTTTAATAAGGCTGAGCCGATTGTAGAACGTATTACGGAATATCAAACTCAGTTAAGTGTGGCCTAAAACACCAACCTGTTTTTGCCTCTATTTTTGACCCTATAAAACTTTTCGTCCGCGACTTTGATTAAGCGTTCAAAGTCGCAGTTTTCTTCCGTTCTGACTATCTCTACTCCCCACTGAAACCGTAAATCCGCCTTCGATAACGTTTGCACAATACCAACCAATTTCCTCGTGTACGCGCTCCATCGTCATTCGCATCTTTTCAACATTTCGACCACGAAGATAAACCACTAAGCCCATCCATAGGATAATCTACAAAATGGGCTTTAGATAGAAACTTGTTAGAACTCAAAGCAGTAAGGTTAAAGTATCGTTAACTTCCACTTATCAGTTAAGGAGAAGGCTATCGTCTGCCAGTTCCTCTCCTCTTACTTTAGAGAACATTTCTAATAAGTCTGGCACTTGCATATTCGCTCTTTGCTCACCTGCCACATCAAGCACAATTTCTCCCTGATGGAGCATCACGGTGCGATCACCACACGCTAACGCATCCTTCATTGAGTGCGTGACCATCATCACGGTCAAATTAAATTCAGTCACAATTTTGTTTGTCAAATCAATGATGAATGCCGCCATTCTTGGATCAAGCGCTGCAGTATGCTCATCAAGTAATAGCAGCTTGCTATCAGATAGGGTTGCCATCACTAGGCTTACAGCCTGACGCTGACCACCCGAGAGCAGGCCGATGCTATCACCCAAACGATCTTCTAGCCCTAGCCCAAGAATGCTGATACGCTCTTGAAACAGTTTGCGACGCTTACTTGATAAAGACAGACTCCAGCCGCGCTTTTTTCCTCGCATATAAGCCAGAGCCATATTTTCTTCTATTGTGAGATCACCACAAGTTCCCGCCAGTGGATCTTGGAACACTCGAGCACATTGGCGCGCTCTTTGATCGACGGTTTGCCGAGTCACATCCAGATCGTTGATAACTACTCGACCACCAACCATGGGCGTTTCACCGGTCACAGCCCCTAACAATGTTGACTTACCGGCGCCATTAGAGCCAATCACGGTTAGAAATTGGTGCTCAGGGACTTGCAGTGAAACGCTTTTGAGTGCTGGATTTTCAAGAATAGTTCCAGGATTAAAAGTGACTTGAATGTTCTCAAGCTGAATCATACTGCACCTCCTGATTTTTCATCCTGATCAGAGACGACTTTACTCTCAACAGGTGAACTAGGCTTTTTGATTTGAAGTTTCCTTTTAGCTTCGGCGCAATCAGCGCAATTGCTACCAGAATCGCTGTAACCAAGTTAAGATCAGAGGCTTGTAGACCAAACATTCCTGTACTTAGTGCAAATGCCACAGCAAGTCGATACAGCACAGAGCCAACAATAACTGCCAGCACAGTCACCCATATCTTTCTTCCGGGAATGAGTGTCTGCCCTAAAATAACGGCAGCCAGACCAACAACAATAGTCCCCACACCAGAGGTCACATCTGCAAAGCTGTTAGTTTGGGCAAATAGAGCACCGGCAAAGCCAACAAAGCCGTTCGACAGTGCTAGACCAAAATAGGTATAAAAGGATGTGCTGCCACCTTGCGCTGACACCATACGTGCATTCACACCCGTTGCACGTAAACCTAAACCAAAGTCACTGTTAAGCAACCTAACGACAAACCATGCCGAAACGAGCACGAGTATCCCAACCAACAATGGCCGCATTAGCATTGGATCACCAATTGCTTCAAAGGGAGTCAGAATCGTTTCCTCCCCCAACAAGGCTATATTCGGGCGCCCCATAATGCGAATGTTGATCGAGAATGCAGCAATCATGGTGAGAATAGAGGCGAGAAGGTGAAGGATCCCACACCTAACGGCTAGAAAAGCCGTCAACCAACCGGTTGCCGCTCCCGCTAAGATGGCCATTGCGGTCGCGACCCAAGGGTTAATACCCGCAACAATTGCCGTCGCGGCCACGGCCGCTCCCATAGGAAAACTGCCGTCAACACTGAGATCAGGAAAATCCAATACCCGAAAAGTCAGATAGACACCCAGAGCAACAAGACCATATAGCAAGCCAATTTCTAGCGCACCAAAAAATGCAAACGCAGACATACCAACTCCCTTTTCTGCTAGAGATCAAAACGCCTCAAGCATGTGTGGCACACACTTGAGGTTGAGGTTTATTTCACGCTTGTTGCACGATCTAGAACAGATTGAGGAATAGAAATGCCTAGCTTAGTTGCTGCGCTCTTGTTGATCACAAGATCAGAACCCTTAGCGACTTTTACATCCAGTGAACCTGGGTCCGAACCTTCTATAATAGCAGCGACATAATCTGCGGTTTGTACACCCACTTGGTAGTAGTCAAAGCCTAAGCTTGCAATCGCACCTTTATCAACATAAGAAGTCGCACCACCAAGCACCGGGGTCTTGGCTTGGTTCGCCGCAACAATCATACCCTCGATGGCACTCGCGACTGTGTTATCTGTTGGCGCGTAAATCACGTCTGACTTTTCGGCAATCGCTTGAGTGGCTGACTGAACATCAGCGCTCTTTAGTGCCGTAGCTTCAACAACCTCAATACCTTGCGCTTTTGCACTTTCTTTGAGTAGTGCCACCAACGTGACGGCGTTCGCTTCGCCAGGGTTAAATACGACGCCGATAGATTTCACGTCTGGCATGATTTCTTTGATCAGTTCGACATGCTGACTGACTGGAGAGAGATCTGACAAACCT
This window of the Vibrio neptunius genome carries:
- a CDS encoding ABC transporter substrate-binding protein → MKAGKVIATAVLAGAALLSSAGIMAKTAKVAVSQIVEHPALDAARQGLIDGLKSKGYEQGKNLDFDYKTAQGNPAIAVQIARQFVGEKPDVLVGIATPTAQALVSATRTIPVVFTAVTDPVGAKLVRSMEKPGKNVTGLSDLSPVSQHVELIKEIMPDVKSIGVVFNPGEANAVTLVALLKESAKAQGIEVVEATALKSADVQSATQAIAEKSDVIYAPTDNTVASAIEGMIVAANQAKTPVLGGATSYVDKGAIASLGFDYYQVGVQTADYVAAIIEGSDPGSLDVKVAKGSDLVINKSAATKLGISIPQSVLDRATSVK
- a CDS encoding ABC transporter ATP-binding protein, with amino-acid sequence MIQLENIQVTFNPGTILENPALKSVSLQVPEHQFLTVIGSNGAGKSTLLGAVTGETPMVGGRVVINDLDVTRQTVDQRARQCARVFQDPLAGTCGDLTIEENMALAYMRGKKRGWSLSLSSKRRKLFQERISILGLGLEDRLGDSIGLLSGGQRQAVSLVMATLSDSKLLLLDEHTAALDPRMAAFIIDLTNKIVTEFNLTVMMVTHSMKDALACGDRTVMLHQGEIVLDVAGEQRANMQVPDLLEMFSKVRGEELADDSLLLN
- the dusC gene encoding tRNA dihydrouridine(16) synthase DusC, translated to MRVVLGPMEGVLDHLMREILTDINDYDLCVTEFVRVVDQLLPEHVFYRLCPELKQGSHTKSGVPVHIQLLGQDPHWMAENAIRAAELGAKGVDINFGCPAKLVNKSKGGAALLQHPELIHRVVKACREAVPESTPLTAKIRLGWDNPEDCFEIVDAIQSAGADELTVHARTKTGGYKASEIKWDYINQIRQRFTIPLIANGEIWNHQDGQACIETTGVDSIMVCRGAFNVPNLGNVVKHNHTVMPWTDVVKLLLLYSQYEMKGDKGLYYPNRVKQWFSYLRHEYPEANELFREIRTFNKAEPIVERITEYQTQLSVA